The Verrucomicrobium spinosum DSM 4136 = JCM 18804 DNA segment TTCTCGCTCTTCGGTTATTATGTGGGTGCCAACCCGGGTACGGCCACCTTGGTGCTCTACACTTCCTTCATCTCGGCCGCCCTCTTCTTCTGCCTGGGCATCATCGGGGAGTACCTGGCTGTGGTGATCAAAGAAGTGAAAAGGCGGCCGGTCACTGTCATTGCGGAAAAAACCGAGTGACGAGCTAATGCTTGCCGAGGGGCACCGGGGGTGCTTTGATCCGCGCTTCCTCGTACTATGGCATCAGAGATTGTCCCAGCCCCCGCCAAACGCAGCCGTGTCTGGTTTGAAACCGCATGGCCCTGGCTGAAGCGGATCGTGCCCTGGTTGCTGGTACTGCTGCCTGCGATTCTGCTCAATCGCCTGATTCACGAGCACAAGGTGAACATCCCGTTCCTGGATGACTGGATGTTCGTCCATATGGATGCCAAGCTCGCTGAGGGCACCCTCCGCTGGCAGGACTTCTTCATGGTGCAGATGGAGCACCGGATGGCGTTTGTCCGGGGGGTGATCATGCTGTTTCACCACTTCTTGCCCGGCAACTACACGGGGCAGATGTGGCTCAGTTGGGTATTGCTGGCCCTGACGCTGGTGAATGTGGGAATCCTCTTGCGCAAGACGACGGGGGTGCCTTTCCGGGTCTGGTGGCCGCTTCTGGCGCTGGCGAGTGTGGCGCTTTTTTCCCCGGTGCATTACCGGATCGTCCTGTGGGCCATGATGTTTCAGGTGATCTGCCCGGCCTTCTTCCTCTCCCTGGCGATGGTGCTCTTGCTCGCCCGGTGGCCCCTGTGGATCCGCTTCGTCGGGGCGGTCCTGTGTGCCCAGTGTGCCACCCAGTGTTTTGCCACGGGCATTTTGGTCTGGGTGCTGATGATCCCGATGATCCTGTGGTCCGGGGCGATCCCCAAGACGCAGAGCCGCTACATCTTCCTGATCGCCTGGATCGGGGTCTTTCTCGTGACCATGGGGCTTTATTTTCATGACCTGAAGAATGAGACGGATCCCCAATTCTCCTACAAGCAGGGGGAAGAGCAGACGATGGAGAGGAACTTCAGTTCCTTTTTTAAGAACCCGGGCAAGGGGCTGGAGTTTGTCGTACGGTTCCTCGGGTGCCATTTGGGGCGAGGCTGGAGCGTTTCTGTGATGGACGCATCCCTGTTGCTGGGGGGGCTTTCCTTGGGGCTGATCGTGGTGTTCTCCCTGTTGTGGTTGAAGAAATTCAGGGATGAAACGTTGAGGGAGCGTTTGCTGCCCTGGCTGCTTTTCGGAGGTTATTCGGTGGGGGCCGCTGTGCTCACGGCGGTGGGCCGGAGCTGGGCCTCCCAGTCAGGGGACAACGCCATCCATGCCCGGTACACCATTCACGCGGTGCCGCTGACGATCTCCCTGGTGGTGCTGGTGTGGATGATCTCCCGGGAGATCCGGCATCGCCGCCCGCAGTGGACCAAAGTGACGGTGCAGACCGTGACGGCGGGGGCCTACATGCTGGTGGTGATTCAGGCGGTGTCCTGGACCTTCGGCGAGCGCATGATGGCAGTCTGGGAATCTTCCCGACTGCGTGGAGCGGCCAATACCCTGTTCTTCAACACTGTGTACAACACCGAAGGCGATATCGCCGGGAACCGCGATCTGGCGCGCAAGGCCAACGAGCTGAATCTGCTCAATCCGCCGATGCTGAAGAATTCACGATTGGACAACTTCAGTCTGATGCCGCAGCTTTTGAACCAGAATACGGCTTTTTTCCGGTCGTGCCTGGTGCACTCTGTGGAAGGGGAGTCTAAGGCGGTGGTGGAGGGCTACGCCTGCCTCCCCAATCGTGTCCGGGTGGCAGATGCCGTGATCTTTACTTACAAGGACAAGAGCGATGGGCACTGGGAGATCTTTCACGTCTGCCAGGTGATGGGCATGCCTCTGTATCTCGTGGACCTGATGGCACGGGACCTTCAGTTTGTTCACACGCCGCCCGGCTCTCTGGAGCAGGAGGGGCTGGCGGGATTCCGGGGGAGTTTTTCCCTCCAGCAGCTTCCTCCAGGTGAACACAAGATCATGGCGTGGGCGTTGGATTACAAGAACCAGCGCGTCTATCCGATTTCCGGATACTTCGAGGTGGATACGGTCAAAAAGAGGGTCAAGAAGCTGGGCTCCGATCCCAAGGCGGTGAATTTGCAGTGGTTCATTGAGAAGGGGAAAGGCAACCCGAACTGGGAGCAGCTAAAATGATGATGGGGGCAAAACCGGCCCCAAATGGGGTGAAGGTTCTCCCCAGAAACCGTTGAAACTCCGATCACTGCTGCTAGGAAGACACCATGCGTATCCTGCTTGCTCTGGACAAGTTTAAAGGCTCCCTGTCCGCTCGTGAGGCGTCGGATGCCGTCCGTCGCGGGCTGGCTGCGGCCGGAGTGGAGGCAGAGATCTGCGCATGCCCCATCGCGGATGGCGGGGAAGGCTTTACAGAGGCCATCATGACCTGCGTGGGCGGGCATTGGCATGAAGCGCCCGTGCACGATGCCCGGGGGCGGGACAGGATCGCCCGATATGGCATCATCGACCGCAAGGGCCACACGGAAGCGGTCATGGAGATGAGCGCGGCTTCCGGGCTGGCCATCGTGAATGACCTGCCGCTGGATCCTGCTGTGGCGACCACGCGGGGCACGGGCGAAATGATGCTCCATGCTCTGGAGCAGGGGGTGAAGCGCATTTTGATCGGCATTGGCGGAAGCGCCACGAACGATGGCGGCACGGGCATGGCTTCGGCGCTGGGCGTCAGGTTTCTCGACTCTGACGAGGTGACGGTAGAGGACCTGCCGGGACAAATCGAAAAGGTGCGTCGGATTGCCAAGACGCATCGGCTGCCTGTGGACGTTGTCGTGGCCTGTGACGTGACCAATCCGCTGCTGGGCGAACACGGGTGCACGCATGTATATGGCCCGCAGAAGGGGGTAAAGGATCTGCCCTTCTTTGAGCAGCGGATGACCCGTCTGGCAGAGATGGTCCGCCGGGATCTGGGCTGCGACCACCAGAACGAGCCTGGTGCCGGAGCCGCAGGCGGCTTGGGATTTGGGCTGATGAGCTTCTGTGGAGCCCGCCTCCAGAGCGGATTTGACCTGGTGGCTGAGGTCACGGGCCTGAGAGAGCATATCCTGGAAGCGGACCTGGTCATCACTGGCGAGGGCAAACTGGATGCCCAGACCCTGCACGGCAAGGGGCCCCTGGGCGTGGCGGACCTGGCCCGCGAAGCCGGGAAGCGGGTGATCGGCGTGGGTGGCATCATTGATGACAGCCCTGAACTGCGCCGACGGTTTGACGGACTGGTGCAGGTGAAGCCCCCTGAAGTGCCCATTCCAGAAGCCATCCGCCGGGCCTCCGAACTCCTGGAACAGGCCATCACCAAGTGGGCCTCTCACTACGAATTTATGGCTCCTGTGTGAGTCGTTTCAATCATCCACTTTCTCGTTAGAGCTGTTGAATTTATGGGTAAAAAAGTTGTTCTGTTGTTCTCGGGCCAGGGTGCCCAGAAGGTTGGCATGGGCCAGGATCTGGCCGCTGCCTATCCCAAAGCCAAAGCCTTGATCGACCGTGCGGATGAGACGCTGGGTTTCAAGCTTTCCGAGGCGATGTTCCAGGGACCCATCGAGGAGCTTACTCGCACGTCCCGCTGTCAGCCCGCCCTGTACACTCATGGCCTGGCGGTGTTGGAAGTGTTGAAGGACCTGGTGCCTGATCTGGAAGTGGCCGCTTGTGCAGGCCTGTCCTTGGGGGAATTCACCGCCCATGCTGCGGCAGGCACATTCGATTTCGAAACCGGATTGAAGCTGGTCTATCAGCGCGGTTCCTTCATGGAAGAAGCCTGCGAGGAGACCAAGGGCGGCATGGCGGCCCTGATCGGGGGCGAGGAAAGTGCAGTGCGTGAACTCGCTGCAGAATGCGATGTGGATGTGGCCAACTTCAACTCTCCTGGGCAGATTGTGGTGAGTGGCACGGAGGAGGGCATCGCGAACGTGATCGCACGGGCCAAGGACAAAGGGATCCGCAAGGCTGTCCCGTTACCAGTTGCAGGAGCTTACCATTCACGTCTGATGAAGTCTGCTCAGGACAAGCTGGCCTCCGTTCTTCAGAGCACCTCTTTCAAGGTCACCGATATTCCTGTGGTGAGCAATTACGAGGCGGATGTGGTGACAAGTGAGATCGTGATCCGCTCCACTTTGGAGCGCCAGGTGACGGGCTCTGTGCGCTGGGTGGAATCCATGCAGCTCTTGCTCAAAGAGGGGCATGACCTCTTTTTGGAGCTGGGTCCGGGTGGGGTGCTGGGGGGCTTCATGGGTCGCATCCAGAAGGGCGTGAAGGTGATCTCGATTGAGGATGTGAAGGGCATCGAGGCGGCGGTGGCGGAGTTGAACGCCTGATTCTACAGGGGATAAGATTACGTTTTTGGGGCGGCGGCTTTCGTCTGGGGGCCGCCGCTCTTGTGTGTCCGGCCAAGCCGTTCTATGGTCGGTTCCATGAGTGCAACACCCCTGCAAGCCGGGCTGAAGACCCTGCAACTCACGGAACCCTTTCGGATTGCTCACGGCACCTCCACGGAGCGGCAGGTGCTGCGGCTGCGCTGGAACGGGGCGGTGGGAGAGGCACCCGTCGTGCCATATTACAAGGAGAGCGCCGCCGTCACCCTGGAATGGCTACAGGCCCTGGACTGGAACGGCAGCCCCGCTCCCAAAGATGGCCCGCGCCTGGGGCGTCTCGCGCTGGATTTGCTCTGGCATGATGCGGTGGGCCGGGATAAGCGGCAGACGCTGGGCCAAATGCTCCATCTGAATCCCGCCCAGACTCCTCCCGGTTGCCGATCCTTCAGCATCCCCACCGATCTGGACAAGTTCGCGGAAAAAGTCGCGCAGGTCAGCAGGCAGTTTCAGGTGCTGAAACTCAAGACTGGCAGTGGCAATGTCGAGTTCGACGAGGCCATCGTCGCCACCGCCAGAAAGGCGGCTCCGGACGCCAAGCTGCTGGTGGATGCCAATGGGGGATGGACGGTGGAAGAGACGGCCGCGATCCTGCCGAAGCTGGTCAAGTATGACCTGACACTGGTGGAGCAGCCGTTTCATCACGATGGCGGCTCTGAGTCCTGGCGGGAGTTGAAGTATCTGCTGCCATCACATTCCATTCCGCTTTATGCCGATGAAAGCGCGCAAGGGCCGGACGATGTGCTGACGCTGGCGGGTCTGGTGGATGGGGTGAATGTGAAGCTCCTGAAGTGTGGCAGTATTGCGGAGGCCCAGACGATGATCCGTTTCGCCCGGGCCAGCGGTATGGGCGTGCTGTTGGGGTGTATGATCGAGAGCAGTGTTGGCGTGACGGCGGCAGCCCACCTGGCTCCGCTTGCCGACTGGATCGATCTGGACGGCCATCTGTATGTGGCGGACGATGACTACGAAGGCGTATCGTATGATGAACAAGGGCGTCTCCATCTGCGCGACCTCCCTGGACTGGGCGTGACCCCTCGCTGACGGATCTCCATCTCGACTGCTATGACTCTACAGTCCTTGAATGACTGGCTCACCGCCCAAATGCCGGAGGCGCTCGAATGGCTGGAGCGCATGGTACGGATCAACAGCTTCACCACCAACCGGGAAGGGGTGAACGCCCTGGGAAAGCTGACGGCGGAGGCCTTTGCCGAGCTTGGGTTTGAGCCCGAGTTTGTGCCCTCCACCGAGCCAACGCACGGCTCGCATCTCTACCTCCGGCGTCCTGGGGCAACCGGGGCGCAGGTGTTGCTGGTGTCTCACCTGGACACGGTGTTCCCTCCTGAGGAGGAGTTGCGGGAGAATTTTCAATGGGAACCCGTGCCAGAGGAGGGTCGCATCTATGGTCCCGGCACCGTGGACATCAAAGGCGGGACTGTGTTGATCTGGATGATCCTGGGGGCACTGCAACGGCTGGCTCCGACCGTGTTCGAGGAAACGAACTGGCTCATTGCCCTCAATGCATCGGAGGAGGTATTGAGTGCCGACTTTGGCGTCCGAACAGCGGAGCGTTGCACCCAGGGGGCGACGGCGGTGCTGGTGTACGAAGGTGGACCCATGGTGGGAGGAGCTTATCATCTGGTGACCGCGCGGAAAGGGCGGGCGAGTTACCGTCTCGCTGCCCACGGGAAAGCGGCCCATGCGGGCAGTTCCCATGCCGAGGGGATCAATGCCATCGTGGGACTGGTGGATGCTGTGAAAGCGGCGGCGGCGCTGACCAGCTATGATGACGAGCTTACGGTGAACGTCGGGGTGATTCACGGAGGCACGGTCACGAACCGGGTGCCGCACGAAGCTACGGCCGAACTCGAGATGCGGGCCTTTGATCCTCATGTCTTGAAAGAGGCTCAAACGGCGGTGGAGGCCCTTGCGATCGAGGGAGATCCTTCGAGGAGTGAACCCAGAATCGAAGTGATCTGCGAGGGGGACACCCCCGGTTGGCCCAATGACGAACGCACGCAGCAGTTGTTCCAGTGCTGGGCAGACGCCGCGGCATCACTGGATCATCAGGTGATCTCAGTGCCCCGTGGTGGGCTGAGTGATGCGAACTACCTCTGTCACTTGGGACCCACTCTGGATGGTCTGGGGCCCTTCGGAGCCAATGCTCATTGCTCGGAGCGCAGTGCGGACGGTGCCAAGGTGCCCGAGTACGTGGTGCCGGCTTCCTTCGTGCCGAAGGCTGCGATCAATGTGCTGGGGATCTTGAAGCTGCTGGGGCGTGAGGCTGAACTGGAAGGGGCCTGAGAGATGTCACCTTATTACGAGGAGCTTCGCAAGGTGTATGGGAAAGGGCTACTTATCATGCCCTCTGTCGCGGCCGTCATTCGAGACACGACGGGGCGCTTGCTCTTGATCGAAAAGCATGACGGCAACTGGAGCCTGCCTGCCGGTGCGATCGAGCCGGGTGAAACTCCCGAGCAGGCGGTCGCTCGCGAAGTGAAGGAGGAGACGGGCATGATCTGCACCGCGTGTCGACTGCTTGGGTTGCTAGGGGGATCTGACTATCGGTACACCTACTCGAACGGGGATCAGGTGGAATACCTCGTAGCCTTGTACCGTTGCGATGCCCTAGACGATGGAGCGCCTACGGATGTGCAGGAGACCCGGAGCGTGCGCTATATCGCGAGGGAGGAGATGCCGGGTCTGGCTCTTCCTTATGATTTTGATCTTTTGTTTCAGTGAGTCGTAGGGTGGGGATCAATCTCCACTCCGAGTGGCACAAAACGTCTTAGCTTCACTACGTCAAAGACTTGCAATCCATCGAGGTTTACGTGATGGCAGTTGCTGGCGCTCCCTCTTTTTCGGCTATGAAAATTCTTTGTACCCATGGATGGCTCATGAGCAATTTGGGAGATCAGTGGATGACTGACATAGTCCTTAAGGTCCTGGTGGCAAGAGGGCATTCGGTTGCTGTTTCCAGCAGGGGCTATCCCAATGGGTGGGCTTGCGAAGGCGTAGAGCGTCTTCAAGTGTGCACGGAAAGCTTGGACGTGGCCGCGAGGCGACATTTATTTTCTGAGTACGACAAAATCGTAAACCTGCCTGGAGGAGGGCTTCAGGGAAAGGATCACCGGTCAGTCGCAATACTGAAAGACATCGAGATCTGTTCGTCGTTGGGCATTCCTTATGCTTTAGCTGGTCACAGTATCTATTCCCAAATACCCGCTGCTACGCTGCGTAAAGTAAGCTTGATTCTAGCCAGGGAGCCCTGTACCGCGGCATGGCTTCGTAGCCAGCAGGTCGACCATCTTGAAACTGTGGATGCAGCCTGGTCCCAGGAAATTGGCGCTAGCACTAGATCCGAAAGAACCGTCATTATGTTGAGATGGGACGGTGAATTTACTTCTGGGAATGTAAGTCTGAGCGGATCTGACTTGAAGATTGGCTCGCACACCTTCGGTCCTTTCCACTCGATCATTGTTTCAACCAGTGATTCGATAAGAGACGAAGCCTTGGGTGTGAAACTCGCGAGACAACTGTCAGCTTCCTGGGAACCATGTCGGACAATTGACGAACTGAAGATGATTATCTCCGGCGCTGCGCATTTGATCACTGACCGCTACCATCCGGCTATTGTTGCCAAAGTTACTGGCACTCCACTAAGCTTTATTGGCAGCCGTAGTGTTAGGAATCAAGGTTTGCGTGAGTTAATGGGGAAGTCGATCGAGGAGCTAAGAGATTCCTCCTGTGCTGGGTTGTCAGCCCTTGGAGCTTGGTCGAGCAAATAGTACGAGGTGTGCTTCAACAACTTGTTGCTCTTTGCTGGATTTTGTGTTTGGGAATTTGTCGCTGCACAGTTGCAAGTCGAACCAAGCTGGATCTCAATCGTTAGCCATTGCCATTCGCATGTTGACAGTCGTCCTGACTAGCTACGCTAGGCCAAAAAATGTGCATTTGATCCATCGGGTGCTGCAAGCGCAGAGCTTGAAGCCGAAACTGTGTCTTTGGGACAACAATCCTACAACCCATCTAGATGCATTGGGGTGGGATCTCTATGCTGCTTCCACCGAGAACAGGTTTTGCATTCCGCGGTGGCATATGGCCAAGCTGGCCTCCACGCCCTACGTTGCTGTCATGGATGATGATCTGATTCCCAATGACGAGAATTTTCTTGGTGATGTGGTTTCATCCCTATGTGAGCATCCGGAGATTGCGGCTGTAGGCTTGTTCGGTGTTGTCTTGCAGTCCAATGCATCCTATCGCCATTGTGCCCATATACCCAACCGCAGATTTCAAGGGGATGTGAATGTGAGTTTGCTTAAAGGCAGGTTTGTCGCTTTCAGAGTCGAGAGTATCATGGACTTCACTCCGGTTACCTTTGACTGTGAAGACATCGAGGCCTCGGCGTACCTCGGCTCCCTTGGAACCCTGGTGGTTCCCGAGTTGCTGTCCAACCGTACCC contains these protein-coding regions:
- a CDS encoding enolase C-terminal domain-like protein, with protein sequence MSATPLQAGLKTLQLTEPFRIAHGTSTERQVLRLRWNGAVGEAPVVPYYKESAAVTLEWLQALDWNGSPAPKDGPRLGRLALDLLWHDAVGRDKRQTLGQMLHLNPAQTPPGCRSFSIPTDLDKFAEKVAQVSRQFQVLKLKTGSGNVEFDEAIVATARKAAPDAKLLVDANGGWTVEETAAILPKLVKYDLTLVEQPFHHDGGSESWRELKYLLPSHSIPLYADESAQGPDDVLTLAGLVDGVNVKLLKCGSIAEAQTMIRFARASGMGVLLGCMIESSVGVTAAAHLAPLADWIDLDGHLYVADDDYEGVSYDEQGRLHLRDLPGLGVTPR
- a CDS encoding glycosyltransferase, encoding MLTVVLTSYARPKNVHLIHRVLQAQSLKPKLCLWDNNPTTHLDALGWDLYAASTENRFCIPRWHMAKLASTPYVAVMDDDLIPNDENFLGDVVSSLCEHPEIAAVGLFGVVLQSNASYRHCAHIPNRRFQGDVNVSLLKGRFVAFRVESIMDFTPVTFDCEDIEASAYLGSLGTLVVPELLSNRTRDLPRQGGLEFRPNHYDRREAARRRFFKC
- a CDS encoding NUDIX domain-containing protein; this encodes MSPYYEELRKVYGKGLLIMPSVAAVIRDTTGRLLLIEKHDGNWSLPAGAIEPGETPEQAVAREVKEETGMICTACRLLGLLGGSDYRYTYSNGDQVEYLVALYRCDALDDGAPTDVQETRSVRYIAREEMPGLALPYDFDLLFQ
- a CDS encoding M20/M25/M40 family metallo-hydrolase, which gives rise to MTLQSLNDWLTAQMPEALEWLERMVRINSFTTNREGVNALGKLTAEAFAELGFEPEFVPSTEPTHGSHLYLRRPGATGAQVLLVSHLDTVFPPEEELRENFQWEPVPEEGRIYGPGTVDIKGGTVLIWMILGALQRLAPTVFEETNWLIALNASEEVLSADFGVRTAERCTQGATAVLVYEGGPMVGGAYHLVTARKGRASYRLAAHGKAAHAGSSHAEGINAIVGLVDAVKAAAALTSYDDELTVNVGVIHGGTVTNRVPHEATAELEMRAFDPHVLKEAQTAVEALAIEGDPSRSEPRIEVICEGDTPGWPNDERTQQLFQCWADAAASLDHQVISVPRGGLSDANYLCHLGPTLDGLGPFGANAHCSERSADGAKVPEYVVPASFVPKAAINVLGILKLLGREAELEGA
- a CDS encoding polysaccharide pyruvyl transferase family protein, coding for MKILCTHGWLMSNLGDQWMTDIVLKVLVARGHSVAVSSRGYPNGWACEGVERLQVCTESLDVAARRHLFSEYDKIVNLPGGGLQGKDHRSVAILKDIEICSSLGIPYALAGHSIYSQIPAATLRKVSLILAREPCTAAWLRSQQVDHLETVDAAWSQEIGASTRSERTVIMLRWDGEFTSGNVSLSGSDLKIGSHTFGPFHSIIVSTSDSIRDEALGVKLARQLSASWEPCRTIDELKMIISGAAHLITDRYHPAIVAKVTGTPLSFIGSRSVRNQGLRELMGKSIEELRDSSCAGLSALGAWSSK
- the fabD gene encoding ACP S-malonyltransferase, with amino-acid sequence MGKKVVLLFSGQGAQKVGMGQDLAAAYPKAKALIDRADETLGFKLSEAMFQGPIEELTRTSRCQPALYTHGLAVLEVLKDLVPDLEVAACAGLSLGEFTAHAAAGTFDFETGLKLVYQRGSFMEEACEETKGGMAALIGGEESAVRELAAECDVDVANFNSPGQIVVSGTEEGIANVIARAKDKGIRKAVPLPVAGAYHSRLMKSAQDKLASVLQSTSFKVTDIPVVSNYEADVVTSEIVIRSTLERQVTGSVRWVESMQLLLKEGHDLFLELGPGGVLGGFMGRIQKGVKVISIEDVKGIEAAVAELNA
- a CDS encoding glycerate kinase, which translates into the protein MRILLALDKFKGSLSAREASDAVRRGLAAAGVEAEICACPIADGGEGFTEAIMTCVGGHWHEAPVHDARGRDRIARYGIIDRKGHTEAVMEMSAASGLAIVNDLPLDPAVATTRGTGEMMLHALEQGVKRILIGIGGSATNDGGTGMASALGVRFLDSDEVTVEDLPGQIEKVRRIAKTHRLPVDVVVACDVTNPLLGEHGCTHVYGPQKGVKDLPFFEQRMTRLAEMVRRDLGCDHQNEPGAGAAGGLGFGLMSFCGARLQSGFDLVAEVTGLREHILEADLVITGEGKLDAQTLHGKGPLGVADLAREAGKRVIGVGGIIDDSPELRRRFDGLVQVKPPEVPIPEAIRRASELLEQAITKWASHYEFMAPV